From a single Brassica rapa cultivar Chiifu-401-42 chromosome A01, CAAS_Brap_v3.01, whole genome shotgun sequence genomic region:
- the LOC103850064 gene encoding beta carbonic anhydrase 1, chloroplastic, with protein sequence MSTAPLSGFFLTSLSPSQSSLKKVSLRSSPTVASLPSSSSSSSSSSSRSVPTLIRNEPVLAAPAPIITPYWSEEMGSESYQEATEALKKLLIEKEELKTVAAAKVEQITAELKTGAPSDKKAFDPVENIKQGFITFKKEKYETNPALYGELAKGQSPKYMVFACSDSRVCPSHVLNFQPGDAFVVRNIANMVPPFDKVKYGGVGAAIEYAVLHLKVENIVVIGHSACGGIKGLMSFPLDGNNSTDFIEDWVKICLPAKSKVKSEVGDSAFEDQCSRCEREAVNVSLANLLTYPFVREGLVKGTLALKGGYYDFIKGAFELWGLEFGLSETSSVKDVATILHWKL encoded by the exons ATGTCGACCGCTCCTCTCTCCGGCTTCTTCCTCACCTCTCTTTCCCCTTCTCAATCTTCTCTCAAGAAAGTCTCTCTTCGTTCTTCTCCAACTGTCGCCAGCCttccctcctcctcttcttcctcctcatcctcatcctccCGTTCCGTTCCAACCCTTATCCGTAACGAACCCGTTCTTGCTGCTCCTGCTCCTATCATCACCCCTTACTGG AGCGAAGAGATGGGTAGCGAATCATACCAAGAGGCCACTGAAGCTCTCAAGAAACTTCTCAT CGAGAAGGAAGAGCTAAAGACGGTAGCGGCCGCTAAGGTGGAGCAGATCACGGCTGAACTTAAGACAGGTGCCCCCTCCGACAAGAAAGCTTTCGACCCCGTGGAAAACATTAAGCAAGGCTTCATCACTTTCAAGAAGGAGAAATACGa AACCAATCCTGCTTTGTATGGTGAGCTCGCCAAGGGTCAGAGCCCTAAG TATATGGTGTTTGCTTGTTCGGACTCACGTGTGTGTCCATCGCACGTTCTCAACTTCCAGCCAGGAGATGCCTTCGTCGTCCGTAACATCGCCAACATGGTTCCTCCTTTTGACAAG GTCAAATACGGTGGAGTTGGAGCGGCCATTGAATACGCTGTTTTGCATCTTAAG GTGGAGAACATTGTGGTGATAGGACACAGTGCTTGTGGTGGGATCAAGGGACTTATGTCTTTTCCCTTAGATGGAAACAACTCTAC TGATTTCATAGAGGACTGGGTCAAAATCTGTTTACCAGCCAAGTCCAAGGTCAAATCAGAAGTTGGAGATTCAGCCTTTGAGGACCAATGCAGCCGATGTGAAAGG GAGGCAGTGAACGTTTCACTAGCAAATTTATTGACATATCCATTTGTGAGGGAAGGACTTGTAAAGGGAACACTTGCTTTGAAGGGAGGCTACTATGACTTTATTAAGGGTGCTTTTGAGCTTTGGGGACTTGAGTTTGGCCTCTCCGAAACTAGCTCT GTTAAAGATGTGGCTACCATACTACATTGGAAGCTGTAG
- the LOC103850065 gene encoding homeobox-leucine zipper protein HAT5 isoform X2, whose protein sequence is MESNSFFFDPSLSHGNMFFLNPAAVQAKSMMTTEESSKRRPFFCSHEDLYDDDYYDDHTPDKKRRLTSQQVHLLEKSFETENKLEPERKTQLANKLGLQPRQVAVWFQNRRARWKTKQLERDFNLLKSSYDQLLSNYDSILKDNHLLRSEVTSLVEKLQAKEDTTNKPPGQVPEANPQQQLHPVNMNQIELPIKTEDRLSSGSTVLDEDDAPQLLDSCNSYFPIIAPIHHSEGHNNRNGSVNDRSCFVDVFVPTTSPPHGHGHGESLGFWGWT, encoded by the exons ATGGAATCCAATTCCTTTTTCTTCGATCCTTCTCTCTCCCATGGCAACATGTTCTTCCTCAATCCCGCCGCCGTCCAAg CAAAATCGATGATGACAACGGAGGAATCATCAAAGCGAAGGCCCTTCTTTTGCTCCCACGAGGATCTCTACGACGATGACTATTACGACGATCACACACCCGACAAAAAGCGTCGCCTCACTTCCCAACAG GTGCATCTGCTGGAGAAAAGCTTCGAGACGGAGAACAAGCTGGAGCCAGAGCGCAAGACTCAGCTTGCCAACAAGCTTGGTCTTCAGCCTAGGCAAGTTGCTGTCTGGTTTCAAAACCGCCGTGCTCGTTGGAAAACCAAGCAGCTCGAAAGAGACTTCAATCTCCTCAAGTCTTCTTACGACCAACTCCTCTCTAACTACGACTCCATCCTCAAGGACAACCATCTCCTCAGATCCGAG GTGACTTCCCTGGTAGAGAAGCTCCAAGCCAAAGAAGACACAACTAACAAGCCACCGGGTCAAGTGCCCGAAGCAAACCCCCAGCAGCAGCTTCATCCGGTAAACATGAACCAGATCGAACTGCCAATCAAAACAGAAGACCGGTTGAGTTCAGGGAGCACGGTACTAGACGAAGACGACGCACCTCAACTACTAGACAGCTGCAACTCTTACTTCCCTATCATCGCACCCATCCACCACTCGGAGGGACATAACAACCGCAACGGCAGTGTTAATGACCGGAGCTGTTTCGTTGACGTATTTGTGCCCACCACTTCGCCGCCGCACGGTCACGGTCACGGTGAATCATTAGGATTCTGGGGCTGGACTTGA
- the LOC103850065 gene encoding homeobox-leucine zipper protein HAT5 isoform X1, with product MESNSFFFDPSLSHGNMFFLNPAAVQEAKSMMTTEESSKRRPFFCSHEDLYDDDYYDDHTPDKKRRLTSQQVHLLEKSFETENKLEPERKTQLANKLGLQPRQVAVWFQNRRARWKTKQLERDFNLLKSSYDQLLSNYDSILKDNHLLRSEVTSLVEKLQAKEDTTNKPPGQVPEANPQQQLHPVNMNQIELPIKTEDRLSSGSTVLDEDDAPQLLDSCNSYFPIIAPIHHSEGHNNRNGSVNDRSCFVDVFVPTTSPPHGHGHGESLGFWGWT from the exons ATGGAATCCAATTCCTTTTTCTTCGATCCTTCTCTCTCCCATGGCAACATGTTCTTCCTCAATCCCGCCGCCGTCCAAg AAGCAAAATCGATGATGACAACGGAGGAATCATCAAAGCGAAGGCCCTTCTTTTGCTCCCACGAGGATCTCTACGACGATGACTATTACGACGATCACACACCCGACAAAAAGCGTCGCCTCACTTCCCAACAG GTGCATCTGCTGGAGAAAAGCTTCGAGACGGAGAACAAGCTGGAGCCAGAGCGCAAGACTCAGCTTGCCAACAAGCTTGGTCTTCAGCCTAGGCAAGTTGCTGTCTGGTTTCAAAACCGCCGTGCTCGTTGGAAAACCAAGCAGCTCGAAAGAGACTTCAATCTCCTCAAGTCTTCTTACGACCAACTCCTCTCTAACTACGACTCCATCCTCAAGGACAACCATCTCCTCAGATCCGAG GTGACTTCCCTGGTAGAGAAGCTCCAAGCCAAAGAAGACACAACTAACAAGCCACCGGGTCAAGTGCCCGAAGCAAACCCCCAGCAGCAGCTTCATCCGGTAAACATGAACCAGATCGAACTGCCAATCAAAACAGAAGACCGGTTGAGTTCAGGGAGCACGGTACTAGACGAAGACGACGCACCTCAACTACTAGACAGCTGCAACTCTTACTTCCCTATCATCGCACCCATCCACCACTCGGAGGGACATAACAACCGCAACGGCAGTGTTAATGACCGGAGCTGTTTCGTTGACGTATTTGTGCCCACCACTTCGCCGCCGCACGGTCACGGTCACGGTGAATCATTAGGATTCTGGGGCTGGACTTGA